One window from the genome of Elaeis guineensis isolate ETL-2024a chromosome 5, EG11, whole genome shotgun sequence encodes:
- the LOC105045584 gene encoding eukaryotic translation initiation factor 3 subunit E, producing the protein MAICDFTSRIAPHLDRHLVFPLLEFLQERELYADDEILKAKIELLSQTNMVDYAMDIHKTLYHTEQVPQEMVDRRVEVVARLKSLEESAAPLMSFLQNATLVQELRPDKQYNIQMLNDRFQIGVDQIEALYQYAKFQFECGNYSRAADYLYQYRALCTNSDRSLSALWGKLAAEILMQNWDIALEELNRLKEIIDSKNFASPLNQLQNRIWLMHWSLFIFFNHENGRNGIIDLFFQDRYLNAIQTNAHHLLRYIATAVIINKRRRNMLKELIKVIQQEQHYYRDPITEFLECLYVNYDFESAQKKLRECEQVILNDPFLGKRIEDGDFTTVPLRDEFLENARLFIFETYCRIHQCIDISMLAEKLNMSYDEAELWIMNLVRNSKLEAKINSASGTVIMGTSYLNVYEQIIENMKNLNMRTYVLAKNILEPAQAAR; encoded by the exons ATGGCTATCTGCGACTTCACCTCCCGGATCGCCCCTCACCTCGACCGCCACCTCGTCTTCCCACTCCTGGAGTTCCTCCAAGAGCGCGAGCTCTACGCCGATGACGAGATCCTCAAGGCGAAAATCGAGCTCCTCAGCCAGACCAACATGGTCGACTACGCCATGGACATCCACAAGACCCTGTACCACACGGAGCAGGTTCCTCAAG AGATGGTTGATAGGAGAGTCGAGGTCGTCGCGAGGTTGAAGTCTCTCGAGGAGTCGGCGGCGCCGCTGATGTCTTTTCTTCAGAACGCTACTTTGGTTCAGGAGCTGAGACCGGATAAACAATACAATATCCAGATGCTCAATGATCGGTTTCAG ATTGGTGTGGATCAGATTGAGGCTTTATATCAATATGCTAAGTTTCAGTTTGAGTGTGGGAACTACTCTCGTGCTGCTGACTACTTGTATCAATATCGTGCTTTGTGCACTAACAGTGACAGAAGTTTGAGTGCTTTGTGGGGCAAGCTAGCGGCAGAGATTCTGATGCAGAATTGGGATATTGCACTGGAGGAACTTAATCGACTCAAGGAGATCATAGATTCAAAG AATTTTGCTTCACCTTTAAATCAGCTGCAAAATAGGATATGGCTGATGCACTGGAGCCTTTTCATCTTCTTTAACCATGAAAACGGGAGAAACGGCATCATTGATCTTTTCTTCCAAGATAG GTACTTGAATGCTATTCAAACAAATGCACATCACCTTCTACGTTATATTGCTACTGCAGTCATTATCAACAAAAGGAGAAGAAATATGctaaaggagttgatcaaagttaTCCAACAGGAGCAGCACTATTACAGGGATCCCATTACTGAATTCTTGGAATGCTTATATGTTAATTATGACTTTGAAAGTGCTCAGAAAAAGCTTAGGGAGTGTGAGCAA GTAATACTGAATGATCCCTTTCTTGGGAAACGCATTGAAGATGGTGACTTTACTACTGTACCTTTGAGGGATGAGTTTCTTGAAAATGCCCGCCTCTTCATCTTTGAGACTTATTGCCGTATACATCAGTGCATTGACATCAG CATGCTTGCTGAAAAGTTGAACATGAGTTATGATGAGGCAGAGCTGTGGATAATGAATCTCGTTCGaaactcaaagctcgaggctaaGATTAATTCTGCATCAGGGACAGTTATCATGGGAACCAGTTATCTGAATGT ATATGAACAGATCATTGAAAACATGAAGAACCTTAATATGCGGACATATGTTTTGGCAAAGAACATTTTAGAACCTGCACAAGCTGCTCGGTAG